A stretch of Pseudolysobacter antarcticus DNA encodes these proteins:
- a CDS encoding YbhB/YbcL family Raf kinase inhibitor-like protein gives MQIKSESFQDGARIPAEFAFGKPGPDSPCIFSTNRNPHLAWSDAPAATRSFVLMCIDSDVPSKPDDVNQAGRTVPASLPRAEFVHWLMLDISPEVRELGAGSCAEGVIPRGQREPFGPEDSVQGLNDFTGWFAGDADMAGDYFGYDGPCPPWNDELMHHYHFQVFALDVATLGLSGRFTLADVRNAMQGHVLAEAGLTGLYTLYPPLLNSAD, from the coding sequence ATGCAAATCAAGAGCGAAAGTTTTCAGGACGGCGCGCGCATTCCCGCCGAGTTCGCGTTTGGCAAACCCGGGCCGGATTCACCGTGCATATTTTCGACGAATCGCAATCCGCATCTGGCATGGAGCGATGCGCCAGCGGCAACGCGCTCGTTCGTATTGATGTGTATCGACAGCGATGTGCCGAGCAAACCCGACGACGTCAACCAGGCCGGACGCACGGTGCCGGCGAGTTTGCCGCGTGCGGAATTTGTGCATTGGCTGATGCTGGATATTTCGCCGGAAGTGCGTGAGCTTGGCGCCGGCAGTTGCGCCGAAGGCGTGATTCCGCGCGGCCAGCGCGAGCCGTTTGGCCCGGAAGATAGTGTGCAAGGCCTGAACGATTTCACCGGCTGGTTTGCGGGCGATGCGGACATGGCGGGCGATTATTTCGGTTACGACGGGCCATGTCCGCCGTGGAACGACGAGCTCATGCATCATTATCATTTCCAAGTGTTTGCGCTCGATGTGGCAACGCTTGGCCTCAGCGGTCGCTTCACGCTAGCCGATGTGCGCAACGCAATGCAGGGCCACGTGTTGGCGGAAGCCGGCCTGACCGGGCTGTACACGTTGTATCCGCCGCTGCTGAATTCCGCAGATTGA
- the glnA gene encoding type I glutamate--ammonia ligase — translation MSAANVQKLIQEHAIEFVDLRFADMLGKQHHVTFPAHAADDALFEEGKMFDGSSIAGWKGINESDMVLMPDPDSAVLDPFSEAPTLILNCDVLEPSTMQAYSRCPRSIGRRAEAFIKASGVADIGHFGPEPEFFIFDNVRWRNEMSGASFEIESEEAAWSSNKEFEGGNSGHRPGVKGGYFPVSPVDSLGDMRGEMCKLLEAMGQVVEVHHHEVATAGQCEIGTRFNTLVKKGDELLALKYVVQNVAHRNGKTATFMPKPIVGDNGSGMHVHQSLTKGGTNLFAGDLYGGLSQTALYYIGGIFKHARAINAFSNSGTNSYKRLVPGYEAPVMLAYSARNRSASCRIPFVHSPKARRIEVRFPDPINTGYLTFSALLMAGLDGILNKIDPGAPMDKDLYDLPPEEEKGIPTVCHSLDQALEALNKDRAFLTAGGVFSDDFIDAYIELKMQEVTRFRAATHPIEYQMYYSI, via the coding sequence ATGTCCGCTGCGAATGTCCAGAAGCTGATCCAGGAACACGCGATCGAATTCGTTGATCTGCGTTTTGCCGATATGCTCGGCAAGCAGCACCACGTGACGTTTCCGGCCCACGCCGCGGACGACGCGCTGTTCGAAGAAGGCAAGATGTTCGACGGCTCCTCGATTGCTGGCTGGAAAGGCATCAACGAATCGGACATGGTGCTGATGCCCGATCCCGACAGCGCCGTGCTCGACCCGTTCAGCGAAGCGCCAACCTTGATCCTGAATTGCGACGTGCTCGAACCCAGCACCATGCAAGCGTATTCGCGCTGCCCGCGTTCCATCGGCCGCCGTGCTGAGGCCTTCATCAAAGCCTCGGGTGTGGCCGACATTGGCCACTTCGGCCCCGAACCCGAATTCTTCATCTTCGACAACGTGCGCTGGCGCAACGAAATGTCCGGTGCGTCGTTCGAGATCGAATCCGAAGAAGCCGCCTGGAGCAGCAACAAGGAATTCGAAGGCGGCAACTCCGGCCACCGTCCGGGCGTGAAGGGCGGTTATTTTCCGGTATCGCCGGTCGATTCGCTCGGCGACATGCGCGGCGAAATGTGCAAACTGCTCGAAGCCATGGGCCAGGTCGTCGAAGTACATCATCACGAAGTCGCCACCGCCGGCCAGTGCGAAATCGGCACACGCTTCAACACGCTCGTGAAGAAAGGCGACGAACTGCTCGCGCTCAAATACGTCGTGCAGAACGTCGCGCATCGCAACGGCAAAACCGCCACCTTCATGCCCAAGCCGATCGTCGGCGACAACGGCTCCGGCATGCACGTGCATCAGTCCCTGACTAAAGGCGGCACCAACCTGTTCGCTGGCGATCTGTACGGCGGCCTGAGCCAGACCGCGCTGTATTACATCGGCGGCATCTTCAAGCACGCCCGTGCGATCAATGCCTTCAGCAACTCCGGCACCAACAGCTACAAGCGTCTCGTGCCCGGTTACGAAGCGCCGGTGATGCTCGCCTACTCGGCCCGCAACCGCTCGGCCAGCTGCCGCATTCCGTTCGTGCACAGCCCGAAAGCGCGGCGCATCGAAGTGCGTTTCCCCGATCCGATCAACACCGGCTATCTCACCTTCTCGGCGTTGCTGATGGCCGGGCTGGACGGCATCCTCAACAAGATCGATCCGGGTGCACCGATGGACAAGGATCTGTACGACTTGCCGCCGGAAGAAGAGAAGGGCATTCCGACCGTATGCCACAGTCTGGATCAGGCACTCGAAGCATTGAACAAGGATCGCGCGTTCCTGACCGCGGGCGGCGTGTTCTCGGACGACTTCATCGATGCCTACATCGAGTTGAAGATGCAGGAAGTGACGCGCTTCCGTGCGGCCACGCATCCGATCGAATACCAGATGTATTACTCGATCTGA
- the glnA gene encoding type I glutamate--ammonia ligase, which yields MSAANVQKLIQEHDVEFVDLRFADMLGKQHHVTFPAHAADDALFEEGKMFDGSSIAGWKGINESDMVLMPDPDSAVLDPFSEAPTLILNCDVLEPSTMQAYSRCPRSIGRRAEAFIKASGVADIGHFGPEPEFFIFDNVRWRNEMSGASFEIESEEAAWSSNKEFEGGNSGHRPGVKGGYFPVSPVDSLGDMRGEMCKLLEAMGQVVEVHHHEVATAGQCEIGTRFNTLVKKGDELLALKYVVQNVAHRNGKTATFMPKPIVGDNGSGMHVHQSLTKGGTNLFAGDLYGGLSQTALYYIGGIFKHARAINAFSNSGTNSYKRLVPGYEAPVMLAYSARNRSASCRIPFVHSPKARRIEVRFPDPINTGYLTFSALLMAGLDGILNKIDPGAPMDKDLYDLPPEEEKGIPTVCHSLDQALEALNKDRAFLTAGGVFSDDFIDAYIELKMQEVTRFRAATHPIEYQMYYSI from the coding sequence ATGTCCGCCGCAAATGTCCAGAAGCTGATCCAGGAACACGACGTGGAGTTCGTCGATCTGCGTTTTGCCGATATGCTCGGCAAGCAGCACCACGTGACGTTTCCGGCCCACGCCGCGGACGACGCGCTGTTCGAAGAAGGCAAGATGTTCGACGGCTCCTCGATTGCTGGCTGGAAAGGCATCAACGAATCGGACATGGTGCTGATGCCCGATCCCGACAGCGCCGTGCTCGACCCGTTCAGCGAAGCGCCAACCTTGATCCTGAATTGCGACGTGCTCGAACCCAGCACCATGCAAGCGTATTCGCGCTGCCCGCGTTCCATCGGCCGCCGTGCTGAGGCCTTCATCAAAGCCTCGGGTGTGGCCGACATTGGCCACTTCGGCCCCGAACCCGAATTCTTCATCTTCGACAACGTGCGCTGGCGCAACGAAATGTCCGGTGCGTCGTTCGAGATCGAATCCGAAGAAGCCGCCTGGAGCAGCAACAAGGAATTCGAAGGCGGCAACTCCGGCCACCGTCCGGGCGTGAAGGGCGGTTATTTTCCGGTATCGCCGGTCGATTCGCTCGGCGACATGCGCGGCGAAATGTGCAAACTGCTCGAAGCCATGGGCCAGGTCGTCGAAGTACATCATCACGAAGTCGCCACCGCCGGCCAGTGCGAAATCGGCACACGCTTCAACACGCTCGTGAAGAAAGGCGACGAACTGCTCGCGCTCAAATACGTCGTGCAGAACGTCGCGCATCGCAACGGCAAAACCGCCACCTTCATGCCCAAGCCGATCGTCGGCGACAACGGCTCCGGCATGCACGTGCATCAGTCCCTGACTAAAGGCGGCACCAACCTGTTCGCTGGCGATCTGTACGGCGGCCTGAGCCAGACCGCGCTGTATTACATCGGCGGCATCTTCAAGCACGCCCGTGCGATCAATGCCTTCAGCAACTCCGGCACCAACAGCTACAAGCGTCTCGTGCCCGGTTACGAAGCGCCGGTGATGCTCGCCTACTCGGCCCGCAACCGCTCGGCCAGCTGCCGCATTCCGTTCGTGCACAGCCCGAAAGCGCGGCGCATCGAAGTGCGTTTCCCCGATCCGATCAACACCGGCTATCTCACCTTCTCGGCGTTGCTGATGGCCGGGCTGGACGGCATCCTCAACAAGATCGATCCGGGTGCACCGATGGACAAGGATCTGTACGACTTGCCGCCGGAAGAAGAGAAGGGCATTCCGACCGTATGCCACAGTCTGGATCAGGCACTCGAAGCATTGAACAAGGATCGCGCGTTCCTGACCGCGGGCGGCGTGTTCTCGGACGACTTCATCGATGCCTACATCGAGTTGAAGATGCAGGAAGTGACGCGCTTCCGTGCGGCCACGCATCCGATCGAATACCAGATGTATTACTCGATCTAA
- a CDS encoding tetratricopeptide repeat protein, which produces MLEEILTLQRNGQLDLAEQRGRELLATEPDNAELMRVLSALTFARGDLDAALALASDAVAHDPENALHHAHLGGLEFSAKRFENAERHLREALRLSPNTGSAYLFLGQIALERGDNAQAREHFKSAERVDAENPQTLASLGNLALERDDYELGLRYYTRAAAIAPNEAAIQAGLGRSFYLKGMFAFAIQAFENALRLKPDLHAAQHWLGQAHLKQAQPAAAESHFKALLSQPTYHAMALVGLGDVARASNQFELAVQHYRAALAQDPQQPRIAIALGLCLLHLGQPDAALKTYEDLLTLQPDQHDVLAARAELYGILGRNAQALQAWQDILQQHPDDAIALARLPLLLDLQNQFDAAAVMAKRAQAKNPGDIDARFVLARAALRALQPDAALLQLGGIDATQLPEGAQLLLARHRGFAFDQADRFAEAIAAWLTAQRGLASNGIPRIGPLATDFLAHLASLGGAEQTTTQAPVLLLGAPGSGVQEVANVLMAEFGRVILRDRFQPGARVDLFSEGDFAHYASLDDTDAAALSRRYFALRNALDLPEGEIIDWIPRWDAHFLLAISRALPGTRIIVVERDPRATLMNWLACGWAAGFALPDIDAAADWLNVVNQHFSACENAPGVQVLRIDADRLQLEPAAIIAQVASFLGSQKLQQKTSANASNRDELFNALPPQRWQAYEKTLAASFARFDAKPQSN; this is translated from the coding sequence ATGCTTGAAGAAATCCTGACTCTGCAACGCAACGGCCAGCTCGATCTGGCGGAACAACGTGGTCGCGAATTGCTCGCGACCGAACCCGACAATGCCGAGCTGATGCGCGTGCTCAGTGCGCTGACGTTTGCTCGCGGCGATCTCGATGCGGCGCTCGCGTTGGCCAGCGATGCCGTCGCGCACGATCCGGAAAATGCGTTGCATCATGCGCATCTCGGTGGTCTCGAGTTCAGCGCAAAACGTTTCGAGAATGCCGAGAGGCATTTGCGCGAAGCGCTGCGACTCAGCCCAAATACCGGCAGTGCGTATCTGTTCCTCGGTCAGATTGCGCTTGAGCGTGGCGACAATGCGCAGGCGCGCGAGCATTTCAAATCCGCCGAGCGCGTGGATGCAGAAAATCCGCAAACCCTAGCGAGCCTCGGCAATCTCGCGCTTGAACGTGACGACTACGAACTCGGTCTGCGCTATTACACCCGCGCGGCCGCCATCGCTCCGAACGAAGCCGCGATCCAGGCCGGGCTCGGTCGATCGTTCTATTTGAAAGGCATGTTCGCGTTCGCGATTCAGGCATTTGAAAATGCGTTGCGCCTGAAACCGGATCTGCACGCGGCACAACATTGGCTGGGCCAAGCGCATCTCAAGCAAGCGCAACCTGCCGCCGCGGAATCGCACTTCAAAGCCTTGTTGTCGCAGCCGACATATCACGCCATGGCGTTGGTCGGGCTCGGCGATGTCGCGCGCGCCAGCAATCAGTTCGAACTCGCCGTGCAGCATTACCGCGCGGCATTGGCGCAGGATCCGCAACAGCCGCGCATCGCGATTGCGCTGGGATTGTGCCTGTTGCATCTCGGCCAGCCCGATGCGGCATTAAAAACCTACGAAGACTTGTTGACGTTGCAGCCGGATCAACACGATGTGCTTGCGGCGCGCGCCGAGTTGTACGGCATCCTCGGTCGCAATGCGCAGGCGCTGCAAGCGTGGCAGGATATTCTGCAGCAGCATCCCGACGATGCGATCGCGCTGGCGCGATTGCCGTTGTTGCTGGATCTGCAAAATCAGTTCGATGCGGCTGCGGTCATGGCCAAGCGCGCGCAGGCGAAAAATCCGGGTGATATCGATGCGCGTTTTGTGCTCGCGCGCGCCGCGCTGCGGGCATTGCAGCCGGATGCAGCGCTGCTGCAACTCGGCGGCATTGATGCGACACAATTGCCCGAAGGCGCGCAACTTCTGCTCGCGCGACATCGTGGTTTTGCCTTCGACCAGGCCGACCGTTTTGCCGAGGCGATCGCGGCATGGCTGACAGCGCAGCGTGGATTGGCGAGCAACGGCATCCCACGCATCGGCCCACTGGCGACGGATTTTCTGGCGCATCTGGCGAGCCTCGGCGGCGCCGAGCAAACTACGACGCAGGCGCCAGTGTTGTTGCTCGGTGCGCCGGGTTCCGGTGTGCAGGAAGTCGCGAACGTATTGATGGCTGAATTCGGCCGCGTGATTTTGCGCGATCGTTTCCAGCCCGGCGCGCGTGTCGACTTGTTCAGCGAAGGCGATTTTGCGCATTACGCCAGCCTCGATGATACGGACGCCGCGGCACTGTCGCGTCGTTATTTCGCGTTGCGCAATGCGCTGGATCTGCCAGAAGGCGAGATCATCGACTGGATCCCGCGCTGGGACGCACATTTCCTGCTCGCGATCTCACGCGCGTTGCCGGGCACGCGCATCATCGTGGTCGAGCGTGATCCGCGCGCCACGCTGATGAACTGGCTCGCTTGCGGATGGGCGGCAGGTTTTGCGCTGCCGGATATCGACGCGGCGGCGGATTGGCTGAACGTGGTGAACCAGCATTTTTCTGCCTGCGAAAATGCGCCAGGCGTGCAGGTATTGCGTATCGATGCCGACCGACTACAGCTCGAGCCGGCGGCCATCATTGCGCAAGTCGCAAGTTTCCTCGGCAGTCAAAAATTGCAGCAAAAAACATCGGCGAACGCGAGTAATCGTGACGAGCTGTTCAACGCCTTGCCGCCGCAACGCTGGCAGGCGTATGAAAAAACGCTGGCGGCGAGTTTTGCGCGTTTCGATGCCAAGCCCCAGTCCAATTAA
- a CDS encoding ammonium transporter, producing the protein MITATRTPDLKSYTPMLIALACGAAALLLAQYGFAQDAVPAVAAAVAPPPAPVPNKGDTAWMLTSTALVLLMSVPALALFYGGLVRTKNMLSVLMQVFVVFSLITVLWFVYGYSIAFTEGNPFFGGISRLFLNGTFTPADGSFSMAATFSKATPLYEIVFAVFQATFAAITCCLILGSIVERVKFSAVLIFMVIWFTFSYLPIAHMVWFWAGPDAYVDASKSDAINATAGYIWQMGALDFAGGTVVHINAGVAGLIGAYMLGKRVGYGKEAIRPHSLTMTMIGASLLWFGWFGFNAGSALEANGSAALAFLNTYLATACAVLSWTLVEWLVKGKPSMLGAASGAVAGLVAITPAAGNVGVPGAFAIGLAAGVICLWGVMGLKKIIKADDSLDVFGVHALGGISGALLTGIFNAPSLGGPGSTQDWVKMTMGYPGIPQQLLIQAKAVGITIVWTAVVAFIAFKIADLIVGLRVTEEQEREGLDISSHGESAYDM; encoded by the coding sequence ATGATTACCGCAACTCGAACTCCCGATCTAAAAAGTTACACGCCGATGCTGATCGCACTCGCCTGCGGCGCCGCTGCACTTTTGCTCGCTCAATACGGCTTCGCCCAGGATGCCGTGCCCGCCGTTGCAGCGGCTGTAGCGCCGCCACCCGCACCGGTGCCAAACAAGGGCGATACGGCGTGGATGCTGACTTCCACCGCATTGGTATTGCTGATGTCGGTGCCCGCACTTGCGTTGTTCTATGGCGGCCTGGTGCGCACCAAAAACATGCTGTCGGTGTTGATGCAGGTGTTTGTCGTATTTTCGCTGATCACGGTGCTGTGGTTCGTTTACGGCTACAGCATTGCGTTCACCGAAGGCAATCCTTTCTTCGGCGGAATCTCGCGATTGTTTCTCAACGGCACGTTCACTCCAGCCGACGGTTCTTTCTCGATGGCCGCCACGTTTTCCAAGGCGACGCCGCTTTATGAAATCGTGTTTGCAGTATTCCAGGCGACCTTCGCCGCGATCACCTGCTGCCTGATTCTGGGTTCGATCGTGGAGCGCGTGAAATTTTCCGCGGTGCTGATTTTTATGGTGATCTGGTTCACCTTCAGCTATCTGCCGATCGCGCACATGGTCTGGTTCTGGGCCGGCCCGGATGCGTATGTCGACGCCAGCAAGAGTGACGCGATCAACGCCACCGCCGGTTACATCTGGCAGATGGGCGCGCTCGATTTCGCTGGCGGTACGGTCGTGCATATCAATGCCGGTGTGGCCGGTTTGATCGGTGCATACATGCTCGGCAAACGCGTCGGTTATGGCAAGGAAGCGATCCGTCCGCACAGCCTGACCATGACCATGATCGGCGCCTCGCTGTTGTGGTTCGGCTGGTTCGGTTTCAACGCCGGCTCCGCACTTGAGGCGAACGGTTCGGCTGCGCTCGCGTTTCTCAACACCTATCTCGCCACGGCGTGCGCGGTGTTGTCGTGGACGCTGGTCGAGTGGCTCGTGAAGGGTAAACCATCAATGCTCGGTGCGGCTTCCGGCGCGGTTGCCGGGCTGGTTGCCATTACTCCGGCGGCGGGCAATGTCGGTGTGCCGGGCGCGTTCGCGATCGGTCTGGCCGCGGGCGTGATCTGTCTCTGGGGTGTGATGGGTTTGAAAAAAATTATCAAAGCCGACGATTCACTCGACGTGTTTGGCGTGCACGCGCTCGGTGGCATCAGCGGCGCGTTGCTGACTGGTATATTCAATGCGCCGAGTCTCGGGGGACCGGGTTCGACCCAGGATTGGGTGAAGATGACGATGGGTTATCCGGGTATTCCGCAACAGTTGTTGATCCAGGCCAAGGCGGTTGGTATCACGATCGTGTGGACGGCGGTGGTGGCATTCATCGCGTTCAAGATCGCTGATCTGATCGTCGGTCTGCGCGTGACCGAAGAGCAGGAACGCGAAGGTCTCGATATCAGTTCGCATGGTGAGTCGGCATACGATATGTAG
- a CDS encoding P-II family nitrogen regulator, producing MKLITAIIRPFKLDEVREGLTQIAVSGLTVTEVKGFGRQKGHTELYRGAEYVVDLLPKIKIEAVVPDELVEAALEVIMHAARTDKIGDGKIFVSPIEQVLRIRTGEIGKDAL from the coding sequence ATGAAACTGATCACCGCCATCATCCGGCCGTTCAAACTCGATGAAGTACGCGAGGGCCTCACCCAAATCGCGGTGTCGGGCCTGACCGTCACCGAGGTCAAAGGCTTCGGTCGACAGAAAGGCCATACCGAGCTTTATCGCGGTGCCGAATACGTGGTCGACCTGCTGCCGAAAATCAAGATCGAAGCCGTCGTTCCCGATGAGCTGGTCGAGGCCGCACTCGAAGTCATCATGCACGCGGCCCGCACCGACAAGATCGGTGACGGCAAGATTTTCGTGAGTCCGATCGAGCAGGTGCTGCGCATTCGCACGGGCGAAATCGGCAAAGACGCGCTCTGA
- a CDS encoding undecaprenyl-diphosphate phosphatase: protein MNTFLTDILLGVIEGITEFLPISSTGHLLIAEHWLAPRSELFNVVIQAGAILAVTAIYWPRIWQLLTGWREPAQRDYLLKLFVAFLITSALGFIVVSVLKFKLPEALAPVAWALLIGGVWMLIAERLAADQPDRQTITWRVAILVGLAQIVAGIFPGTSRSAATIFVAMLAGTSNRAAATEFAFLVGIPTMYAASAYELLKCYKAGALASENWSSVGIAFVVSTITAFIAVKWLLGYIRSHRFTAFAIYRIVLGAVLLIALATGVA from the coding sequence GTGAATACTTTTTTGACCGATATCCTGCTCGGCGTGATCGAAGGCATCACCGAATTTCTGCCGATTTCCAGCACCGGGCACTTGCTGATTGCGGAACACTGGCTGGCGCCACGTTCCGAACTGTTCAACGTCGTGATTCAGGCCGGCGCGATCCTCGCCGTCACAGCGATTTACTGGCCGCGTATCTGGCAGTTGCTGACCGGCTGGCGCGAACCGGCGCAGCGCGATTACCTGCTGAAGCTGTTCGTCGCCTTCCTGATTACCTCGGCACTCGGCTTCATCGTCGTCAGTGTGCTCAAGTTCAAATTGCCCGAAGCGCTGGCGCCGGTGGCGTGGGCGTTATTGATCGGCGGCGTGTGGATGCTGATCGCCGAGCGGCTCGCGGCGGATCAGCCGGATCGTCAGACAATTACTTGGCGCGTGGCGATTCTGGTCGGCCTCGCGCAGATCGTCGCGGGCATATTTCCGGGCACGTCGCGCTCGGCCGCGACGATTTTCGTCGCCATGCTGGCGGGCACCAGCAATCGCGCCGCGGCAACGGAATTTGCGTTTCTGGTCGGCATTCCGACGATGTACGCCGCCAGCGCCTACGAGCTGTTGAAATGCTACAAGGCCGGCGCGCTGGCGAGTGAAAACTGGAGCAGCGTCGGTATCGCGTTTGTGGTGTCGACGATCACTGCGTTCATCGCGGTAAAGTGGCTGCTCGGTTACATCCGCAGCCATCGTTTCACGGCGTTTGCGATCTATCGCATCGTGCTTGGCGCGGTTTTGCTTATTGCGTTGGCGACCGGCGTCGCCTGA
- a CDS encoding TorF family putative porin, whose amino-acid sequence MKRTAFAVAISIALLSVARTAFAEDAVPAAPANPWVGSLTVASDYIFRGLTQTNEKPALQGGLEYDDPSGMYAGFWGSSISWLSDYSTSAAPVSSNVEFDFYAGYRGKFNDDFGYDVGLYTYYYPGTYPGGFTSANTTEIYGALSYKFVSLKYSHTLSNAFGFSDTKNSGYIDLSANYEFVPSWLLNAHVGHQRIDGFGDASYTDYKLGITKNFDKGFALAIAYFDSNADKSVYTNYYDHFVGRSTGVITLTKTF is encoded by the coding sequence ATGAAGCGCACTGCGTTTGCTGTTGCAATTTCGATCGCACTATTGAGCGTCGCTCGCACGGCGTTCGCGGAGGACGCAGTACCCGCCGCACCAGCGAATCCGTGGGTCGGATCGCTGACCGTGGCTAGTGATTATATTTTTCGTGGCTTGACCCAGACCAATGAAAAACCTGCTTTGCAGGGCGGTCTGGAGTACGACGATCCCAGTGGTATGTACGCGGGATTCTGGGGAAGCAGCATCAGTTGGCTGTCGGATTACTCGACCTCGGCCGCGCCGGTGTCGAGCAATGTCGAGTTCGATTTCTACGCCGGTTATCGCGGCAAGTTCAACGATGACTTCGGCTACGACGTTGGCCTCTACACCTACTATTATCCGGGCACCTATCCCGGCGGATTCACGAGTGCGAACACGACCGAAATCTACGGCGCGTTGTCGTACAAATTCGTCTCGCTGAAATATTCACACACGCTGAGCAACGCCTTCGGTTTCAGCGACACCAAGAACTCGGGCTACATCGATCTTTCGGCGAACTACGAGTTCGTGCCGAGCTGGCTGCTGAATGCCCACGTCGGTCACCAGCGCATCGATGGTTTTGGCGATGCCTCGTACACCGACTACAAGCTCGGCATCACCAAGAATTTCGACAAGGGTTTCGCGCTCGCGATCGCCTATTTCGACAGCAATGCCGACAAGTCTGTTTACACCAATTACTACGATCACTTTGTCGGTCGCTCGACCGGCGTCATCACGCTGACCAAGACGTTCTGA
- a CDS encoding aspartyl/asparaginyl beta-hydroxylase domain-containing protein: MNSAASGDIGALLEHARQLAQQGQGDQAEQICAQILQTQPSQVEALNFIAMRALGRGQFAQATNMLQLADLAQPNAQATLKNLAVVHAAAGDREAAEKTLQQAIEAAPEHYDLQLHLGGLQEQRGDGRAALRTYLRAITAAQNQGYWLSAASTPPALHAAVTHAMDFVHRGRQQILSAVLQPLRAQHGAAAMLRIERCLAMYLGDVPSTIADAYQKPKFLYFPDLPTRAYFASDLFPWQVELEKHTDIIRAEMQALLTEPDALEPFLGVPTPAEGDQYLRGGSQGAPAWDAFFFYRHGERQDANCARCPQTAAIIDALPIVRIREHAPEICFSVLTPGTHILPHHGVTNTRLVTHLPLIVPEDCAIRVGGEEHSWQEGRCVTFDDTFEHEAWNRSQSTRVVLILDSWNPYLTEVERIAVTDLVGAIGDFNREFSLRGG; the protein is encoded by the coding sequence ATGAATTCTGCAGCCAGCGGTGATATCGGCGCGCTACTCGAACACGCGCGGCAACTCGCGCAACAAGGGCAGGGTGATCAGGCTGAACAAATCTGCGCGCAGATTCTGCAGACGCAGCCGAGTCAGGTCGAGGCGTTGAATTTCATCGCCATGCGCGCGTTGGGACGCGGTCAATTTGCACAAGCGACGAACATGTTGCAGCTAGCGGATCTTGCGCAACCGAATGCGCAGGCAACGCTGAAAAATCTCGCTGTCGTACATGCAGCAGCGGGTGATCGCGAGGCTGCCGAAAAAACTCTGCAGCAGGCGATCGAAGCTGCGCCCGAACACTACGATCTGCAACTGCATCTGGGCGGTTTGCAGGAACAGCGCGGCGATGGACGCGCGGCCTTGCGCACCTACTTGCGTGCCATCACTGCGGCGCAAAATCAGGGCTATTGGCTCAGTGCAGCGTCGACGCCGCCAGCCTTGCATGCAGCGGTAACACACGCGATGGATTTTGTGCATCGCGGTCGCCAGCAAATTTTATCGGCGGTGCTGCAACCGTTGCGCGCGCAGCACGGCGCCGCGGCGATGCTGCGTATCGAACGCTGTCTGGCGATGTATCTGGGCGATGTGCCGAGCACGATTGCCGATGCGTATCAGAAGCCGAAATTTCTGTATTTCCCCGATCTGCCGACGCGCGCGTATTTCGCCAGTGATCTTTTCCCGTGGCAAGTCGAGCTCGAAAAACATACCGATATAATTCGCGCAGAAATGCAGGCCTTGCTGACCGAGCCGGACGCACTGGAACCGTTTCTCGGGGTGCCGACACCAGCCGAGGGCGATCAATATCTGCGCGGTGGTAGCCAAGGCGCGCCAGCGTGGGACGCATTTTTCTTTTATCGTCACGGCGAGCGCCAGGATGCGAACTGCGCGCGTTGTCCGCAGACCGCGGCGATCATTGATGCGTTGCCGATCGTGCGCATTCGTGAGCACGCACCGGAGATCTGTTTTTCGGTGCTCACGCCCGGCACCCATATCCTGCCGCATCACGGCGTCACCAACACACGCCTGGTCACGCATCTGCCGTTGATCGTGCCCGAGGATTGCGCGATCCGTGTGGGTGGCGAGGAACATTCGTGGCAGGAAGGTCGCTGTGTCACGTTCGACGACACCTTCGAACACGAGGCGTGGAATCGCAGTCAGAGCACGCGCGTCGTGTTGATTCTGGATAGCTGGAATCCGTATCTGACGGAAGTCGAACGTATCGCGGTCACCGATCTGGTTGGTGCGATCGGTGATTTCAATCGCGAGTTTTCGTTGCGCGGCGGTTGA